One Vicinamibacteria bacterium DNA segment encodes these proteins:
- a CDS encoding amino acid racemase has protein sequence MTLDCIALARSMPAWDEGDYISIRATLAVSVQRLARAGADFFVCPDNTAHLALEQPGEELALPGLHIAEVVADRAARDGRRRVGVLGTRYLMDGPVYPTAFAGRGIAADVPDAGERYIINRIIFDELVNGVFTASSLQEYVRIIERLAARGCDAVALVCTEIPLLVTPDASPLPTLDSTRLLARAAFDVAVDHRALPTWRGGPVGDR, from the coding sequence GTGACCCTGGACTGCATCGCCCTGGCACGCAGTATGCCCGCGTGGGACGAAGGGGACTACATTTCGATCCGAGCCACGTTGGCCGTGAGCGTGCAGCGACTCGCCCGTGCGGGCGCTGACTTCTTCGTCTGCCCGGACAACACCGCACACCTGGCTCTTGAACAACCGGGTGAGGAGCTTGCCCTTCCCGGCCTGCACATCGCTGAGGTGGTCGCCGACCGCGCCGCTCGCGATGGCCGCAGGCGCGTCGGCGTGCTTGGCACCAGGTACCTAATGGACGGTCCGGTCTATCCCACAGCGTTCGCCGGCCGTGGGATAGCCGCAGACGTGCCAGATGCGGGCGAGCGCTACATCATCAACAGGATCATCTTCGATGAACTGGTCAACGGTGTGTTCACCGCAAGCTCGCTTCAGGAGTACGTTCGCATCATCGAGCGGCTGGCGGCACGGGGCTGCGACGCCGTCGCCCTCGTGTGCACGGAGATCCCCCTTCTGGTGACGCCCGACGCCTCTCCGCTACCCACGCTGGACTCGACGCGCCTTCTGGCTCGCGCCGCCTTCGACGTTGCCGTCGACCATCGAGCCCTCCCGACGTGGCGCGGCGGACCGGTCGGAGACCGATAG
- a CDS encoding pyridoxal-dependent decarboxylase — protein sequence MTDARTSAGRTWQVLADVADRSTRYLNGIGERRVAPSQEALAGLKAFDVPLQDSPMSADQVVEELDRIGSPATMAIAGPRFFGFVNSSALPAALAANWLSTAWEQHGGFFVSSPGSTTLEQIALRWTIELLGLPRASVGAFVTGTTVAHITSLAAARCSVLARVGWNVEADGLFGAPPITVIAGAEAHPTLFKALGVVGLGRNRVVKVPVDSQGRMSADALPFISGPTIVCLQAGNVNTGAFDPFKEVIQYVRASRAPAWVHVDGAFGLWARAAPARAHLADGLELADSWATDAHKWLNAPYDCGMAIVRDGEALRKSMAINADYLPSDQTNPSDYTPEVSRRPRGVDAWASLRALGRTGLADLVERNCRLANRFAEGFSDAGCPVLNDVVLNQVLVSFGDAERTRQVIAAIQDEGTCWAGVTVWQGKTAMRVSVISWATTETDVDRSIAAILRIARA from the coding sequence ATGACTGATGCTCGAACCTCCGCCGGCAGGACCTGGCAAGTACTCGCCGATGTCGCCGATCGCTCCACGCGCTATCTCAATGGCATTGGCGAGCGTCGCGTCGCTCCCAGCCAGGAAGCGCTCGCGGGGCTGAAAGCATTCGATGTCCCTCTTCAGGACAGTCCGATGTCTGCTGACCAGGTCGTCGAGGAGCTGGACCGCATCGGCTCTCCCGCCACGATGGCGATTGCTGGTCCGCGTTTCTTCGGCTTCGTGAACAGCTCGGCGTTGCCGGCCGCGCTCGCGGCGAACTGGCTCTCAACGGCGTGGGAACAACACGGAGGCTTTTTTGTCTCGTCTCCGGGCAGCACTACGCTGGAACAGATCGCGCTTCGTTGGACAATCGAGCTGCTCGGACTCCCACGCGCTTCCGTGGGCGCTTTCGTCACCGGAACCACGGTTGCGCACATCACGTCACTCGCCGCCGCCCGGTGCTCGGTTCTCGCTCGGGTCGGATGGAATGTCGAGGCTGACGGGCTGTTTGGCGCGCCGCCAATCACTGTAATCGCGGGTGCCGAAGCGCATCCGACGCTTTTCAAGGCGCTTGGCGTCGTGGGTCTGGGACGCAACCGCGTCGTCAAGGTTCCCGTGGATTCGCAGGGCCGGATGAGCGCAGATGCACTCCCGTTCATTTCTGGCCCGACGATCGTGTGCCTGCAGGCGGGGAACGTGAACACCGGTGCTTTTGATCCCTTCAAGGAGGTCATCCAGTACGTGCGTGCGTCGAGAGCGCCGGCATGGGTTCATGTCGACGGGGCTTTTGGTCTGTGGGCGCGTGCCGCGCCGGCGCGGGCTCACCTCGCGGATGGACTCGAGCTCGCGGATTCCTGGGCCACCGACGCCCACAAGTGGCTGAATGCTCCCTACGACTGCGGCATGGCGATCGTGCGCGACGGCGAGGCACTGCGGAAGTCGATGGCGATCAATGCCGACTACCTTCCAAGCGATCAAACCAATCCATCGGATTACACTCCTGAAGTGTCCCGCCGGCCTCGCGGGGTCGACGCTTGGGCGTCGCTCCGTGCGCTCGGCCGAACGGGGCTCGCGGATCTCGTGGAGCGCAACTGCCGCCTGGCGAACCGCTTTGCGGAAGGTTTCAGCGATGCTGGGTGCCCCGTGCTCAACGACGTGGTTCTCAACCAGGTGCTCGTGTCCTTCGGCGACGCGGAGCGCACGCGCCAGGTGATCGCGGCAATTCAGGACGAGGGAACGTGCTGGGCCGGCGTGACCGTCTGGCAGGGTAAGACGGCGATGCGTGTGAGCGTGATCTCTTGGGCCACTACCGAAACGGACGTGGATCGCTCCATCGCGGCAATCTTGCGAATTGCTCGCGCCTAG